From Daucus carota subsp. sativus chromosome 6, DH1 v3.0, whole genome shotgun sequence, the proteins below share one genomic window:
- the LOC108226027 gene encoding uncharacterized protein LOC108226027: protein MVIQNEGMQVEEDIESYLDALKKLYSLLVINNDRQSLQNYTSRDNFLDEKSQFLLKDLLDGAAENVFRTVSEGLDVVSLGELLPCDIERAKVETSYSSKPKVIVSIFGLSFLTRSRNNTADINKQTGEDLKGQVANKRVPDDKPVQSVASVAAELLNRKKRCRICRRSSTKQLKFEHGTSSAVETDDINKGSTNFQHNHQADAHENVTESYSKAILADLSNEKEMQKRVLGFHFNSSGNGALIHSYNRDASGTFTSGALQNSAVGTEKKHKDIYCISKDASDAIKTIESCISALKVAGKQMDSLGKRMEPGQGAVFKFVAGSDSASGTSSPNMGNKAALVSQGDQTQVGPFRLGRNDSQNLWARRTRETKAMTRWRQLSRYIVNPPDELNLPKQLMRSSATLSPWNAKSRSQNFGKDNEINLRANTFSQADELIERKELGLHKASSVHIKNVKTNAGKVESMTQTKKSPHQTNSVQGLRIPLNSEKKNSLLDRSPGKTNKLILDRNLQKRRLSKAVQSQPSIPAVSARNKQIQTQTKMVATSKVLPHRKTMRQTLPYPLRYGDREEIDRGKVKKKTDRKGKQRQILSDQPESNSTNSHGSSSSSWTTQQGSTSYHEDEEYSVSDPSQSSHHSSTSAGSESEGQYVSSSTQLHNTGSPSYSDSQLSSAPSSTHSLEDSKSDGDNVGYLLSHQTSSSEPSYQQGHYSRRYRSTHRKRPRKRTSSLKKLKDKVAIFFHHHHHHHHHHHNSDDSEKSDDLSQAYHGTALSKRDTKMFKRRNQAETSGEKVTEKLSKSMVHYAPNKKRGSNFNKLVGGLVRHVRHPKKSKKSKSSTKHQTKNQHVSKKLAKKVHWWQLLHRRRPRMRMPKKPRIKLGFGTKRSKLKAVPTLKWH, encoded by the exons TTGGATGAGAAATCGCAGTTTCTGTTGAAGGATCTGCTTGATGGTGCTGCTGAAAATGTCTTCAGAACTGTATCAGAAGGACTTGATGTCGTTTCTTTGGGCGAGCTGCTTCCGTGTGACATAGAAAGGGCGAAAGTAGAAACAAGTTATTCTTCGAAACCCAAA GTCATAGTATCTATCTTCGGTCTATCGTTTCTGACTAGGTCACGGAATAATACTGCAGATATTAATAAACAAACTGGAGAGGATCTAAAAGGTCAGGTAGCAAACAAGAGGGTGCCAGATGATAAACCAGTTCAATCAGTTGCTTCAGTGGCAGCTGAACTTTTGAATAGAAAGAAACGTTGTCGGATTTGCAGGAGAAGCAGCACAAAGCAGCTGAAGTTTGAACACGGGACTAGTTCAGCTGTGGAAACTGATGATATTAACAAAGGAAGCACAAATTTTCAGCATAACCATCAGGCTGATGCACATGAAAATGTTACAGAATCCTATTCTAAAGCCATTTTGGCCGATTTAAGCAATGAAAAGGAAATGCAGAAAAGGGTTCTGGGATTCCACTTTAACTCGAGTGGAAATGGAGCTCTAATTCATTCCTACAACAGAGATGCATCTGGAACTTTCACGTCTGGAGCTTTACAAAATTCTGCTGTGGGCACAGAGAAGAAACACAAGGATATTTATTGTATATCCAAGGATGCTTCTGATGCAATTAAAACAATTGAAtcttgcatatcagctttaaaAGTCGCTGGCAAGCAAATGGACTCATTGGGGAAGCGAATGGAGCCTGGACAAGGAGCAGTTTTCAAGTTTGTTGCTGGTTCTGATTCTGCTTCAGGAACAAGTAGTCCAAATATGGGAAACAAAGCTGCTTTAGTGTCACAAGGTGATCAAACTCAGGTTGGGCCCTTTAGGTTGGGTAGAAATGACTCGCAAAATCTCTGGGCTAGAAGGACTCGGGAGACCAAGGCCATGACTCGGTGGCGCCAGTTGTCAAGATATATTGTAAATCCACCAGATGAACTGAATTTGCCAAAACAGTTAATGAGGAGTTCTGCTACACTTTCTCCCTGGAATGCCAAGTCAAGGAGTCAGAATTTTGGGAAAGACAATGAGATTAATCTGAGAGCTAATACATTCAGTCAGGCTGATGAGCTTATTGAAAGAAAAGAACTTGGATTGCATAAAGCTAGTTCGGTTCATATAAAGAATGTAAAGACCAATGCAGGGAAGGTCGAGTCAATGACTCAAACAAAGAAAAGTCCACATCAGACTAATTCTGTCCAGGGTCTTAGGATCCCACTAAACTCCGAGAAGAAGAATAGTTTGCTGGACAGATCGCCTGGGAAGACCAACAAGTTAATTCTGGATAGAAATCTTCAAAAGAGAAGACTCAGTAAGGCAGTACAAAGCCAACCATCAATTCCAGCAGTTAGTGCCAGGAATAAACAAATTCAGACTCAAACCAAGATGGTTGCGACTAGCAAGGTTCTGCCTCATCGGAAAACTATGAGACAAACTCTGCCATATCCTCTTAGGTATGGAGATCGGGAGGAAATTGATAGAGGCAAAGTGAAAAAGAAGACTGACAGAAAGGGAAAACAGAGGCAAATTCTGTCAGACCAGCCGGAATCAAATAGTACAAATTCACACGGAAGCTCTTCCTCTAGCTGGACAACTCAGCAGGGTAGTACTAGTTACCATGAAGACGAAGAGTATTCAGTGTCGGACCCCAGTCAAAGTAGCCATCATTCCTCTACCAGTGCTGGCAGTGAGAGTGAGGGACAGTATGTTTCTAGTAGTACTCAGCTCCATAACACAGGTTCCCCAAGCTATAGCGACAGCCAATTGTCATCTGCGCCTAGTAGTACTCACTCTCTCGAGGACTCTAAAAGTGACGGTGACAATGTGGGATACTTACTTTCGCATCAGACATCAAGCTCTGAACCCTCATACCAACAGGGACATTATTCAAGGAGGTACAGATCAACACATAGGAAGAGGCCCAGGAAACGTACAAGCAGTTTGAAGAAACTGAAGGATAAAGTGGCCATCTTCTTCcaccatcaccaccaccaccaccatcaccACCATAATTCTGATGACAGTGAAAAGAGCGATGATCTGTCTCAGGCATACCACGGGACAGCTTTATCAAAACGCGACACAAAGATGTTTAAAAGAAGAAACCAAGCGGAAACTTCTGGAGAGAAAGTTACTGAGAAGCTTAGCAAGTCCATGGTACACTACGCGCCTAATAAGAAACGAGGGTCCAATTTCAATAAACTTGTTGGGGGGCTTGTGAGGCACGTTCGACACccaaaaaaatcaaagaaatcAAAAAGTAGCACAAAACATCAAACAAAGAACCAGCATGTCAGCAAGAAGCTTGCCAAGAAAGTGCACTGGTGGCAATTGTTACATCGTCGCCGTCCAAGAATGAGGATGCCTAAGAAACCTCGTATAAAACTTGGATTTGGCACTAAAAGGTCCAAATTGAAAGCAGTGCCTACTTTAAAATGGCACTAA